CTGTGATTTATTATTGATCGATATGTAATTGTCCCGTCAAAAAATTAAGGGAGGTAGGGAAAAGGCATGAAATACCTGAAAACTCACCCTGATAAATGCATCGGTTGTATGGTTTGTATGGACGTCTGCTCGGAGACATTCTTTGGCGAAAAAGATCACAGAAAATCTTCGATAAAGATAACTCCAAAAAAGGAAGAAGGCTTCGAGATAACCGTCTGCAATCAGAAATGCCGTTTGTGCGTCGACGAGTGTCCTGTCAAGGCTCTTTCTATAACTTCTCAGGGAGTAGTAATACTCAATAAAAAACTTTGCGTCGGATGCCTCGCCTGTGTCGCTGTCTGTCCTATAAATGCTATGATGTGGCTGGAAGGCTTGGAAAATCCCTTTAAATGCGTGGCCTGCGGAAAATGCGCTGAAAAATGCCCGTCGGGCGCCATTGAAATTGCCGAGGAGGAATAAATGAGGGGAGACATCGAAAAAATCAAAGCTTCGCACAAACAGCTCGCTGAGATCAAATACGATTTGAAACCTGTCCGAAGAGGCTACAACGACAGGACTCTCTACGTCAATGTGTCCGACAATACGATAAAGATCAAACCGGTTTCCTCGCAAATGAAGGAAAAATTCACGGGAGGAAGAGGATACGACCTGAAGCTTCTCTGGGACGCAGTCAATGAAAAAACCAGATGGAACTCTCCTGAAAACGAAGTTGTCATTGCGGCAGGACCCATTGGAGGTAATACAAATTATGCGGGTTCGGGCAAGTCTATAGTGGTCACCATTTCACCTTTGACTGGAATACCTATAGATTCCAACGTCGGCGGTTATTTCGGACCGTATCTGAAATTTTCCGGATTCGACGCCATAGAACTGCAGGGTAAAGCGAAAAATGATGTGATTGTTTTTATAGACGGTGACGAAGGATCGGTGAAAATAATGGAAGCACCGATGGAAGCGGTTGACAGCCACGTGCTCGGAGAACAGCTGGTGGAAATATTTTCAAAGAACGAAGAGGATAAAATTCACGTCAGTTCGGTTACAGCCGGAACGGGATCAGAACATGCGTACATCGGATGTCTCAATTTTTCACTTTACGACAAGAGGAGGAAAGGAGTCCGCTTCAAACAGGCCGGCAGGGGCGGAATCGGAACGGTTTTCAGAGACAAAAAGATTAAAGCGCTCGTCGTCAGATTCTCGAACCTTACTTCCTCATCGAACGATCCCGCCGACATAGCAAAACTCCAAAAAGTGGGTCTGAAACTCCACGACGAAATAATCCAGCGTGACGAACTCGATTGCAACATGAGAAAAGTCGGAACCGCTCATCTTGCCGAGATAATGAACGACTACGACCTTCTGCCCACGATGAACTACAAGTTCGGCAGTCACGAAATGGCAAAAAATCTGGCGTCCGACAAGCTTT
This candidate division WOR-3 bacterium DNA region includes the following protein-coding sequences:
- a CDS encoding 4Fe-4S binding protein; translated protein: MKYLKTHPDKCIGCMVCMDVCSETFFGEKDHRKSSIKITPKKEEGFEITVCNQKCRLCVDECPVKALSITSQGVVILNKKLCVGCLACVAVCPINAMMWLEGLENPFKCVACGKCAEKCPSGAIEIAEEE